The genomic window TAATCAAGTTTTGCCGTATTTCTTGGGCAAGATCATCGGCATTAACATTATGTTGGGATAAAATCGTCCGATATTTTTCACTATCAAAATGCCCGTCTGTTTGAAATATCGGCATATTGTAGATATCCTGCTTAATTTGATTATCACTCGCCGTTAAACCCAATTGGTTTGAATATTGATTAAGCAATGTCACGCCAACTAAACGCTCCAAAGCTTGACGACGCAACATCTGCATCCCTTGTTCACTACTCGCAATTTCAGCAAATTGATCACCCAATCGTTCTTGTAATACTTGCTTTTCTTGCTGAAAAGCTTGCTGTAGTTGAACTTGACTAATTGCTGTACCATTCACTTTCGCCGCGTGATTACTTGAACCGCTAATCAGGTAACTACCAACGCCAGTAAGCACAAACGATAAGATAATAATCACAAATACTATTTTTAGCACAAGACTATTCGCCGCCGTGCGTAGGTTGTCCATCATAAAGAGGCTACTCTCCGTTTTTAATCAAAGTAAATAGATGCATAATACGCTATTTTAGCTTAAAAGAAAAAAGCGCATCATATTTATGATGCGCCCGATTCTAACTTACTAAAACAATTGATTCTGTTTTAGTTTATACGTTAACAGTATGCCGCAATCCTTATTTTTTCTTGTGGCCGTTAACAGTATCTTTTAATCCTTGGCCGGCTTTAAATGACGGAACCTTAGAAGCAGCTATCTTAATTGCCTTACCTGTACTAGGATTACGGCCATTACGTGCTGCACGTTGTTTTACTTCAAAAGTGCCAAAACCTATTAACTGAACTTTATCTCCTTTCTTAAGAGCATGAGATACAGTTTTCAGAAATGTATTTAACACGGTCTCCGTGTCTTTTCTAGTAACCTTTGACTCTTTTGCAACTTTATCTACTAGTTCTTTCTTTTTCACGCTTATCATCCCCATTTTATTAATTATGGATTAAACAAACATATTGCTAACGGTTCACAAAAAGATGACACCGTCATATCACTACTACAAAAGTATGGCAAGAAAACATATTACAGCCAAATAATTATAGATTTGTTTACTTAAATTATTTAGTAGATAAAAAAAACTGATAAACCATTTAAGATTTATCAGCTTTAATTTTATATAAAATTTTTAATTTAAATCAGTGCATTAACAACATTTCTTGCTCACTATCTCCATCCCAAAAGGGGGATTTTGTAATGCAATAGAAAAAACTTCTTCAATGGTCTTTACCGGGTAAATTTTTAAATTTGCGATAACATTTTGAGGTATTTCTTCCAAATCACGACGATTTTCATCGGGAATTAACACAATTTTTATCCCACCACGATGAGCTGCTAGCAATTTTTCTTTTAAACCACCAATTGGTAACACTAACCCGCGTAATGTTATCTCACCTGTCATCGCTACATCTGCTCGTACAGGATTACCGGTCAAACAAGAAACTAATGCTGTGCACATTGCAATTCCTGCACTGGGACCATCTTTTGGCGTTGCCCCCTCTGGTACATGTACATGAATATCCCGTTTTTCGTAGAAATCAGCGTTAATACCTAACTTTTCTGCTCGCGCTCGAACGGCGGTTAACGCAGTTTGAATCGATTCTTGCATAACCTCACCTAACGATCCGGTATAAGTGAGTTTACCTTTGCCCGGTACACAAGCCGTTTCAATAGTTAATAAATCACCAC from Arsenophonus sp. aPb includes these protein-coding regions:
- a CDS encoding HU family DNA-binding protein, which gives rise to MKKKELVDKVAKESKVTRKDTETVLNTFLKTVSHALKKGDKVQLIGFGTFEVKQRAARNGRNPSTGKAIKIAASKVPSFKAGQGLKDTVNGHKKK